In a single window of the Papaver somniferum cultivar HN1 chromosome 8, ASM357369v1, whole genome shotgun sequence genome:
- the LOC113305142 gene encoding tryptamine hydroxycinnamoyltransferase 1-like — protein sequence MAIGLINNTILKADSSFSYANMPAEDVIIPLTIFDKAAFDFQVAVLYAFKPPMPSNEVLKDALSKVLVYYPHLAGRFIKDDLGRTCIILNNAGVRITETYIPVTLAEQLPSINPSKDVNHLLPPVEGVEEMLQIQLNRYACGGLVIGETSHHRVADGQSMSSFFVAWARMVRGLDLESLPYLDRLAVSQPRNPPNIEFDHASIEFKKTTVNPDTTSVFSPIETLMITYSTEFIDNLKAKVNRENCNPHQRYSTFECLLSHTWKKMTQARGLDPEESTQVRVSVNGRARIKPAVSMEYFGNLVLWAYPTLKVKEVLQESHAYVSKAIHDEVVRVDSRYFKSFIDFGAASKDVDNKGDDLEATAPEFGNTLCPNLEVDSWLRFQFHDLDFGGGSPCAMFPPNIPVEGLIILLPTCSEDGGVDVVVSLLPEHVPLFKQISHSMDDELN from the coding sequence ATGGCAATTGGTTTGATCAATAATACCATCTTAAAAGCCGATTCATCTTTTTCATATGCTAATATGCCTGCTGAAGATGTTATAATTCCTCTTACAATCTTCGATAAAGCTGCTTTCGATTTCCAAGTGGCTGTTTTATATGCATTCAAACCACCAATGCCATCAAACGAAGTCTTGAAAGATGCTCTATCTAAAGTTCTTGTTTATTACCCACACTTGGCGGGAAGGTTCATAAAAGATGATCTCGGTCGAACTTGTATCATTCTAAATAATGCCGGTGTTCGCATAACCGAAACCTACATTCCTGTAACCTTAGCTGAACAACTCCCGTCCATTAATCCATCGAAAGATGTTAACCATCTGCTTCCACCTGTTGAAGGAGTTGAAGAAATGTTACAAATTCAACTCAACCGATATGCATGTGGTGGTCTAGTGATTGGTGAAACTTCTCATCACCGTGTGGCTGATGGTCAATCAATGAGTTCGTTCTTTGTGGCATGGGCTAGAATGGTCCGAGGTCTCGACTTAGAATCACTTCCTTATCTTGATCGGTTGGCTGTTTCCCAACCAAGAAACCCACCTAACATTGAATTCGACCATGCGTCGATCGAGTTCAAAAAGACAACAGTTAATCCAGACACTACCTCTGTCTTCTCGCCCATTGAGACTTTAATGATAACCTACTCTACCGAATTCATAGACAACCTCAAAGCCAAGGTTAATAGAGAAAATTGTAACCCACATCAAAGATACAGTACTTTTGAATGTTTACTTTCTCATACATGGAAGAAAATGACTCAAGCTAGAGGACTTGATCCAGAAGAGTCAACCCAAGTAAGGGTTTCAGTGAATGGAAGGGCAAGAATTAAACCAGCTGTGTCCATGGAGTATTTTGGCAATTTAGTATTATGGGCATATCCAACTTTGAAAGTTAAGGAGGTCTTGCAAGAGAGCCATGCTTATGTCTCAAAAGCAATCCATGATGAAGTTGTTCGTGTCGATAGTAGGTATTTCAAATCGTTTATCGATTTCGGGGCGGCATCAAAAGATGTAGATAATAAAGGCGATGACCTCGAAGCAACAGCACCGGAATTTGGAAACACGCTGTGTCCAAATTTGGAAGTAGATAGCTGGTTAAGATTTCAGTTTCATGATCTTGATTTTGGTGGTGGAAGTCCTTGTGCAATGTTTCCACCCAACATTCCGGTTGAAGGTTTAATAATTTTATTGCCTACATGCAGTGAAGATGGTGGGGTGGATGTAGTGGTTTCGCTCTTACCTGAACATGTTCCTCTTTTTAAACAAATCTCTCACTCGATGGATGACGAGCTAAATTAG
- the LOC113304358 gene encoding polyphenol oxidase, chloroplastic-like yields the protein MASLSSLHSISTASSKTLSACPNSSSQKKAQKHNHLKVMQCRANNKNHDQDNHGNETSSTNFIDRRDMLIGLGGMYGATTAGFGTDRKPAIAAPITIPDLSNCSPTDLPPGVTGINCCPPPTTKIVDFELPSASTPLRVRPAAHLVDEAYIAKINKAYELMRALPDDDPRSLKNQSNLHCAYCDAAFNQTLAGFPNLEIQVHSGWLFYPFHRYYLYFHEKILGSLIDDPTFALPFWNWDSPAGMEIPSIYANPVSSLYNRLRDALHQPPALIDFNYNLVDSNLPAQQLITSNLTTMYRQVVSGGKTPTLFLGSPYRAGDPPAPGAGTLESLPHNIIHGWVGDRTQPNLETMGSSYISAIDPIFFAHHSNVDRIWLIWKSLGGKRKDYSDLDYLNAGLIFYDEKKQLVRVTVKDCLEHEHLGYKYQDVEIPWLQAKPKAPTGKKVDKNAVGKTEYPITLDKTVQVLVKRPVTKKRSKKEKEDKEEMLIISGIELNRCARVRFDVFINYDGEVGLDSCGCAGSFTNLPHAHGEKDGNGEKLKTLLKLALTDILEDLDAEDDEYIVVTMVPRKSTENGQEQVVTIDDIQIQFN from the exons ATGGCTTCGCTTTCATCCCTACACTCCATTTCAACTGCCTCCTCAAAGACTCTATCTGCATGTCCTAATAGTTCATCTCAAAAAAAGGCACAGAAACATAACCATCTTAAAGTTATGCAATGTAGAGCTAATAATAAAAACCATGATCAAGATAACCATGGAAATGAAACTAGCAGCACGAATTTCATTGATAGAAGAGATATGCTTATTGGTCTAGGAGGTATGTATGGTGCAACAACAGCTGGGTTTGGTACAGACCGCAAGCCGGCTATTGCGGCTCCCATAACTATACCTGATTTATCAAATTGTAGTCCAACAGATCTTCCGCCTGGTGTGACAGGAATAAATTGCTGTCCACCACCAACCACAAAAATCGTCGATTTTGAACTACCATCTGCTTCAACTCCTCTAAGGGTTCGTCCAGCTGCTCATTTAGTTGATGAGGCTTATATCGCTAAAATTAACAAAGCCTATGAACTTATGAGAGCTCTACCAGATGATGATCCACGTAGCCTTAAAAACCAGTCTAATCTCCACTGTGCTTATTGTGATGCTGCTTTCAATCAAACTTTAGCTGGTTTCCCTAACTTGGAAATTCAAGTTCATTCAGGCTGGCTTTTCTATCCATTCCATAGATACTATCTTTACTTCCATGAGAAAATCTTGGGAAGTTTAATTGATGATCCAACTTTTGCTTTACCGTTCTGGAACTGGGATTCTCCTGCTGGTATGGAAATACCTTCTATATATGCAAATCCGGTTTCTTCTCTTTACAACAGACTTCGTGACGCGTTACACCAACCACCAGCTTTAATTGATTTTAATTACAATTTGGTTGATTCTAATCTCCCTGCACAGCAACTCATTACATCTAATCTTACTACCATGTACCGCCAAGTGGTGTCTGGTGGAAAGACACCCACACTTTTCCTAGGATCTCCTTATCGAGCCGGTGATCCACCGGCTCCTGGTGCAGGAACACTTGAGTCTCTTCCCCATAATATAATCCATGGTTGGGTTGGAGATAGAACACAACCTAATCTGGAAACAATGGGTAGCTCTTATATTTCAGCGATAGATCCAATCTTTTTTGCTCATCATTCGAATGTTGACCGCATTTGGCTTATATGGAAGAGTTTAGGAGGGAAGCGAAAGGATTATAGTGATCTTGATTacttaaatgctggtttaatcttCTACGATGAGAAAAAACAGCTCGTGAGAGTGACG GTCAAAGACTGTTTGGAGCACGAGCATTTAGGCTATAAGTATCAGGATGTGGAAATTCCATGGTTGCAAGCAAAACCCAAAGCTCCTACAGGAAAAAAGGTCGACAAGAATGCAGTGGGTAAGACAGAATACCCTATAACGCTCGACAAGACGGTGCAAGTACTGGTTAAAAGGCCAGTTACAAAAAAACGaagcaagaaagaaaaagaagataaagaagagatGTTGATTATAAGCGGTATTGAGCTCAACAGATGTGCTCGTGTAAGATTTGATGTCTTTATTAATTATGATGGCGAGGTTGGTCTAGATTCATGTGGATGTGCAGGTAGTTTTACGAACCTACCACATGCACATGGAGAAAAAGACGGTAATGGAGAGAAACTCAAGACTCTTTTGAAGTTAGCATTAACTGATATCCTTGAAGATTTAGATGCTGAAGATGATGAGTATATTGTTGTTACTATGGTACCAAGAAAGTCGACAGAAAATGGACAGGAGCAGGTTGTTACAATTGATGATATACAAATCCAGTTTAATTGA
- the LOC113304359 gene encoding uncharacterized protein LOC113304359 isoform X2 has product MDGCKCFYWNTNYDVYTTPELQPFTLPSPIPQWPQGQGFGTGVICLGQLEVIQITNFENVWSCNSSKDKKNCATFYKPVDIPDGFFSLGHYSQSHDQPLHGFVLVAREVSALKTGKNFHHVTESPALTKPLDYTLACSTDDWGDGNHYGCGYLWLPQPAEGYKPMGYLVSSSPEKPSLEEVRCVREDLTEKCETCNLILHMDLKSVKFPFRVWETRPCRRGMMEKGVSVGTFFCSSCWSSADEIDIACLKNLDPTLHAMPNIEQVHALIKHYGPTVFFHPDEIYLPSSLSWFFKNGALLYKKGDLVGVSIDPMGLNLPCGGSNDKEYWIDLPKDGNRNFVKLGNLESAELYVHVKPALGGTFTDIVMWVFCPFNGPATLKIGVLNVALSKVGGHVCDWEHYTLRISNFTGELRSIYFSQHSGGEWVNACNLEFIEGNKAIVYSSKNGHASFPHPGNFLQGSLCIGVRNDAAKSKFDVDSSLKYEVVAAEYLGDNTIVREPNWLQYMREWGPKLVYDGRSELDKLIHLLPIFIRQSVENLVNKFPAELCGEAGPTGPKEKNNWFGDERW; this is encoded by the exons atggatgggTGCAAGTGTTTTTATTGGAACACAAACTATGATGTCTATACTACTCCTGAGCTACAACCTTTTACATTACCATCACCAATTCCTCAATGGCCTCAAG GTCAAGGCTTCGGTACTGGAGTGATATGTCTGGGACAGCTTGAAGTTATTCAGATCACCAACTTTGAGAATGTTTGGAGTTGCAATTCGTCAAAGGATAAGAAAAACTGTGCTACATTTTACAAGCCTGTGGACATACCAGATGGATTTTTCAGCCTTGGTCACTATAGCCAATCACATGATCAGCCGTTGCATGGGTTTGTGCTTGTGGCAAGAGAAGTCAGTGCACTCAAAACTGGTAAGAATTTCCACCATGTGACTGAGTCACCAGCTCTTACAAAGCCCCTCGATTATACATTAGCTTGTAGTACAGATGACTGGGGAGATGGTAACCATTACGGTTGTGGTTACCTTTGGCTACCCCAACCAGCGGAGGGCTATAAACCAATGGGATATTTGGTCAGTAGTAGTCCAGAGAAACCTTCGCTTGAAGAAGTTAGATGTGTCCGAGAAGATCTTACAGAAAAATGTGAGACCTGTAACTTGATTCTTCACATGGATCTGAAATCTGTTAAATTTCCTTTTAGGGTTTGGGAAACAAGACCTTGCCGTCGAGGGATGATGGAGAAAGGTGTATCTGTTGGGACTTTCTTCTGCAGCAGCTGCTGGTCTTCTGCAGATGAAATAGATATTGCTTGCTTGAAGAACCTCGATCCCACTCTACATGCTATGCCAAATATAGAACAGGTGCATGCACTTATAAAACATTATGGGCCAACTGTTTTCTTTCATCCAGATGAGATTTATTTGCCTTCATCTTTGTCGTGGTTTTTCAAAAACGGGGCTTTGTTGTATAAGAAAGGGGATTTAGTAGGTGTGTCTATTGATCCGATGGGTTTAAACCTTCCTTGCGGAGGATCAAATGATAAAGAGTATTGGATAGATTTGCCTAAGGATGGTAATAGGAACTTTGTGAAGCTTGGGAACTTAGAGAGTGCAGAGCTATATGTTCATGTGAAACCTGCTCTTGGAGGAACCTTCACTGATATTGTGATGTGGGTATTTTGTCCCTTCAATGGGCCAGCTACTCTTAAGATTGGAGTGTTGAATGTTGCACTGAGTAAGGTAGGGGGACATGTTTGTGATTGGGAGCATTATACACTCCGAATAAGCAACTTCACTGGAGAGCTTCGGAGTATATACTTCTCACAGCACAGTGGCGGAGAATGGGTGAATGCGTGCAACTTGGAGTTTATCGAAGGAAATAAGGCAATTGTTTATTCATCAAAAAACGGGCATGCAAGTTTTCCACACCCTGGGAACTTCTTGCAAGGATCTCTTTGTATTGGAGTGAGGAATGATGCTGCAAAGAGCAAATTTGATGTGGATTCAAGCCTTAAATATGAAGTTGTTGCAGCTGAATATCTAGGAGACAACACGATTGTTAGAGAACCAAATTGGTTGCAGTATATGAGAGAGTGGGGACCCAAACTTGTTTATGATGGAAGGTCTGAGTTGGATAAGTTAATACATCTTTTACCGATTTTCATCAGACAATCAGTGGAAAATCTTGTGAATAAATTTCCCGCAGAGCTGTGCGGCGAAGCAGGACCAACTGGACCGAAAGAGAAGAATAATTGGTTCGGGGATGAAAGATGGTAA
- the LOC113304359 gene encoding uncharacterized protein LOC113304359 isoform X1 — MDGCKCFYWNTNYDVYTTPELQPFTLPSPIPQWPQVFIFAGQGFGTGVICLGQLEVIQITNFENVWSCNSSKDKKNCATFYKPVDIPDGFFSLGHYSQSHDQPLHGFVLVAREVSALKTGKNFHHVTESPALTKPLDYTLACSTDDWGDGNHYGCGYLWLPQPAEGYKPMGYLVSSSPEKPSLEEVRCVREDLTEKCETCNLILHMDLKSVKFPFRVWETRPCRRGMMEKGVSVGTFFCSSCWSSADEIDIACLKNLDPTLHAMPNIEQVHALIKHYGPTVFFHPDEIYLPSSLSWFFKNGALLYKKGDLVGVSIDPMGLNLPCGGSNDKEYWIDLPKDGNRNFVKLGNLESAELYVHVKPALGGTFTDIVMWVFCPFNGPATLKIGVLNVALSKVGGHVCDWEHYTLRISNFTGELRSIYFSQHSGGEWVNACNLEFIEGNKAIVYSSKNGHASFPHPGNFLQGSLCIGVRNDAAKSKFDVDSSLKYEVVAAEYLGDNTIVREPNWLQYMREWGPKLVYDGRSELDKLIHLLPIFIRQSVENLVNKFPAELCGEAGPTGPKEKNNWFGDERW, encoded by the exons atggatgggTGCAAGTGTTTTTATTGGAACACAAACTATGATGTCTATACTACTCCTGAGCTACAACCTTTTACATTACCATCACCAATTCCTCAATGGCCTCAAG TGTTTATCTTCGCAGGTCAAGGCTTCGGTACTGGAGTGATATGTCTGGGACAGCTTGAAGTTATTCAGATCACCAACTTTGAGAATGTTTGGAGTTGCAATTCGTCAAAGGATAAGAAAAACTGTGCTACATTTTACAAGCCTGTGGACATACCAGATGGATTTTTCAGCCTTGGTCACTATAGCCAATCACATGATCAGCCGTTGCATGGGTTTGTGCTTGTGGCAAGAGAAGTCAGTGCACTCAAAACTGGTAAGAATTTCCACCATGTGACTGAGTCACCAGCTCTTACAAAGCCCCTCGATTATACATTAGCTTGTAGTACAGATGACTGGGGAGATGGTAACCATTACGGTTGTGGTTACCTTTGGCTACCCCAACCAGCGGAGGGCTATAAACCAATGGGATATTTGGTCAGTAGTAGTCCAGAGAAACCTTCGCTTGAAGAAGTTAGATGTGTCCGAGAAGATCTTACAGAAAAATGTGAGACCTGTAACTTGATTCTTCACATGGATCTGAAATCTGTTAAATTTCCTTTTAGGGTTTGGGAAACAAGACCTTGCCGTCGAGGGATGATGGAGAAAGGTGTATCTGTTGGGACTTTCTTCTGCAGCAGCTGCTGGTCTTCTGCAGATGAAATAGATATTGCTTGCTTGAAGAACCTCGATCCCACTCTACATGCTATGCCAAATATAGAACAGGTGCATGCACTTATAAAACATTATGGGCCAACTGTTTTCTTTCATCCAGATGAGATTTATTTGCCTTCATCTTTGTCGTGGTTTTTCAAAAACGGGGCTTTGTTGTATAAGAAAGGGGATTTAGTAGGTGTGTCTATTGATCCGATGGGTTTAAACCTTCCTTGCGGAGGATCAAATGATAAAGAGTATTGGATAGATTTGCCTAAGGATGGTAATAGGAACTTTGTGAAGCTTGGGAACTTAGAGAGTGCAGAGCTATATGTTCATGTGAAACCTGCTCTTGGAGGAACCTTCACTGATATTGTGATGTGGGTATTTTGTCCCTTCAATGGGCCAGCTACTCTTAAGATTGGAGTGTTGAATGTTGCACTGAGTAAGGTAGGGGGACATGTTTGTGATTGGGAGCATTATACACTCCGAATAAGCAACTTCACTGGAGAGCTTCGGAGTATATACTTCTCACAGCACAGTGGCGGAGAATGGGTGAATGCGTGCAACTTGGAGTTTATCGAAGGAAATAAGGCAATTGTTTATTCATCAAAAAACGGGCATGCAAGTTTTCCACACCCTGGGAACTTCTTGCAAGGATCTCTTTGTATTGGAGTGAGGAATGATGCTGCAAAGAGCAAATTTGATGTGGATTCAAGCCTTAAATATGAAGTTGTTGCAGCTGAATATCTAGGAGACAACACGATTGTTAGAGAACCAAATTGGTTGCAGTATATGAGAGAGTGGGGACCCAAACTTGTTTATGATGGAAGGTCTGAGTTGGATAAGTTAATACATCTTTTACCGATTTTCATCAGACAATCAGTGGAAAATCTTGTGAATAAATTTCCCGCAGAGCTGTGCGGCGAAGCAGGACCAACTGGACCGAAAGAGAAGAATAATTGGTTCGGGGATGAAAGATGGTAA
- the LOC113304360 gene encoding uncharacterized protein LOC113304360 isoform X2: MMLRSSSTPVLGSLLSSSSYSSESPNHENNNKNNSELNKISFPHGDREVSSTNKGFRRAQSDGNLEGLAAGASCGGDFQEFSRFSSNPSSPFKFAKRNSMLQSIPSVSDFNSRRGSEEDDYVEDEIKNDGFLPRSVTIGENIMCIGSAEFTYGEKMGLIEEKEEDKFNEFQYLGQENHMNPSLFLAKGLGIDVNGGGGGGFDFAKFGEGGVQNEEEIGEYYMKMVEENPSSALFLRNYAQFLYKSKGDLRGADEYYSRAILADPRDGKILLQYARLVWELHHDYARACSYFERALQAAPEDSHVHAAYASFLWEFGDSDEEEERSSISHNPVGIANFQAGESGVEHEEEVGEYYQKMIGENPCNSLFLRNYAQFLYKSKGDLRQADGYYSRAILIDPRDGEILSQYARLVWELHHDYARACSYFERAVQAAPEDSHIHAAYASFLWEAEDCEEENQQNSLSNNLAGTTNFHGGGSISSAYFKFLYLYK, encoded by the exons ATGATGCTTAGAAGTTCATCAACACCAGTTCTTGGATCtctcctctcttcttcttcttattcatcaGAAAGTCCTAATCatgaaaacaacaacaaaaataactctgAATTAAACAAAATCTCATTCCCTCATGGAG ATAGAGAAGTTAGCAGTACTAATAAAGGTTTTAGAAGAGCTCAATCTGATGGGAATTTAGAAGGACTTGCTGCTGGTGCATCTTGTGGTGGTGATTTTCAAGAGTTCAGTCGTTTTTCGTCAAACCCTTCTTCCCCTTTTAAATTTGCAAAAAGAAATTCAATGTTGCAGTCAATTCCTTCGGTCTCTGATTTTAATTCGAGAAGAGggtctgaagaagatgattatgTAGAAGATGAGATTAAAAATGATGGGTTTTTACCGAGGTCTGTAACAATTGGAGAAAATATTATGTGTATTGGAAGTGCTGAATTCACTTATGGTGAGAAAATGGGTCTcattgaagagaaagaagaagacaaGTTTAATGAATTTCAGTACTTGGGTCAAGAAAATCATATGAACCCATCATTGTTTCTTGCAAAAGGgcttggaattgatgttaatGGAGGCGGCGGTGGTGGTTTTGATTTTGCAAAGTTTGGAGAAGGTGGTGTTcagaatgaagaagaaattggagaGTATTATATGAAGATGGTGGAGGAGAATCCTTCTAGTGCATTGTTCCTAAGAAATTATGCTCAATTTCTTTATAAG tcCAAGGGAGATCTTAGGGGAGCTGATGAATACTATTCTCGAGCAATACTAGCAGATCCTCGAGATGGCAAAATCTTATTGCAATATGCTAGGTTGGTTTGGGAGCTTCATCATGATTATGCAAGAGCTTGTAGCTACTTTGAGCGTGCACTTCAAGCCGCTCCTGAGGATAG TCATGTTCATGCGGCATATGCAAGTTTCCTTTGGGAATTTGGAgacagtgatgaagaagaagaacgaagtAGCATTTCACACAATCCTGTTGGGATTGCAAATTTTCAGGCTGGAGAAAGTGGTGTTGAGCATGAAGAAGAAGTTGGAGAGTATTAtcagaagatgattggagaaaatCCTTGTAATTCATTGTTTCTAAGAAACTATGCTCAATTTCTTTATAAG TCCAAGGGAGATCTTAGGCAAGCTGACGGATATTACTCTCGAGCAATACTAATAGATCCTCGAGATGGTGAAATCTTATCGCAATATGCTAGATTGGTCTGGGAGCTCCATCATGATTATGCAAGAGCTTGCAGCTACTTTGAGCGTGCAGTTCAAGCTGCTCCTGAGGATAG TCATATTCATGCTGCATATGCAAGTTTCCTTTGGGAGGCAGAGGACTGTGAAGAAGAAAACCAACAAAATAGCTTATCAAACAATCTAGCAGGGACGACAAATTTCCATGGAGGAG GCTCAATATCTTCTGCATATTTCAAGTTTCTATATCTATATAAGTAA
- the LOC113304360 gene encoding uncharacterized protein LOC113304360 isoform X1 yields MMLRSSSTPVLGSLLSSSSYSSESPNHENNNKNNSELNKISFPHGGTNFNSFSCSISSPLSRYNSGFSDSSDREVSSTNKGFRRAQSDGNLEGLAAGASCGGDFQEFSRFSSNPSSPFKFAKRNSMLQSIPSVSDFNSRRGSEEDDYVEDEIKNDGFLPRSVTIGENIMCIGSAEFTYGEKMGLIEEKEEDKFNEFQYLGQENHMNPSLFLAKGLGIDVNGGGGGGFDFAKFGEGGVQNEEEIGEYYMKMVEENPSSALFLRNYAQFLYKSKGDLRGADEYYSRAILADPRDGKILLQYARLVWELHHDYARACSYFERALQAAPEDSHVHAAYASFLWEFGDSDEEEERSSISHNPVGIANFQAGESGVEHEEEVGEYYQKMIGENPCNSLFLRNYAQFLYKSKGDLRQADGYYSRAILIDPRDGEILSQYARLVWELHHDYARACSYFERAVQAAPEDSHIHAAYASFLWEAEDCEEENQQNSLSNNLAGTTNFHGGGSISSAYFKFLYLYK; encoded by the exons ATGATGCTTAGAAGTTCATCAACACCAGTTCTTGGATCtctcctctcttcttcttcttattcatcaGAAAGTCCTAATCatgaaaacaacaacaaaaataactctgAATTAAACAAAATCTCATTCCCTCATGGAGGTACTAACTTTAACTCATTTTCTTGCAGTATTTCATCACCATTAAGTCGTTATAATAGTGGGTTTTCTGATTCATCAGATAGAGAAGTTAGCAGTACTAATAAAGGTTTTAGAAGAGCTCAATCTGATGGGAATTTAGAAGGACTTGCTGCTGGTGCATCTTGTGGTGGTGATTTTCAAGAGTTCAGTCGTTTTTCGTCAAACCCTTCTTCCCCTTTTAAATTTGCAAAAAGAAATTCAATGTTGCAGTCAATTCCTTCGGTCTCTGATTTTAATTCGAGAAGAGggtctgaagaagatgattatgTAGAAGATGAGATTAAAAATGATGGGTTTTTACCGAGGTCTGTAACAATTGGAGAAAATATTATGTGTATTGGAAGTGCTGAATTCACTTATGGTGAGAAAATGGGTCTcattgaagagaaagaagaagacaaGTTTAATGAATTTCAGTACTTGGGTCAAGAAAATCATATGAACCCATCATTGTTTCTTGCAAAAGGgcttggaattgatgttaatGGAGGCGGCGGTGGTGGTTTTGATTTTGCAAAGTTTGGAGAAGGTGGTGTTcagaatgaagaagaaattggagaGTATTATATGAAGATGGTGGAGGAGAATCCTTCTAGTGCATTGTTCCTAAGAAATTATGCTCAATTTCTTTATAAG tcCAAGGGAGATCTTAGGGGAGCTGATGAATACTATTCTCGAGCAATACTAGCAGATCCTCGAGATGGCAAAATCTTATTGCAATATGCTAGGTTGGTTTGGGAGCTTCATCATGATTATGCAAGAGCTTGTAGCTACTTTGAGCGTGCACTTCAAGCCGCTCCTGAGGATAG TCATGTTCATGCGGCATATGCAAGTTTCCTTTGGGAATTTGGAgacagtgatgaagaagaagaacgaagtAGCATTTCACACAATCCTGTTGGGATTGCAAATTTTCAGGCTGGAGAAAGTGGTGTTGAGCATGAAGAAGAAGTTGGAGAGTATTAtcagaagatgattggagaaaatCCTTGTAATTCATTGTTTCTAAGAAACTATGCTCAATTTCTTTATAAG TCCAAGGGAGATCTTAGGCAAGCTGACGGATATTACTCTCGAGCAATACTAATAGATCCTCGAGATGGTGAAATCTTATCGCAATATGCTAGATTGGTCTGGGAGCTCCATCATGATTATGCAAGAGCTTGCAGCTACTTTGAGCGTGCAGTTCAAGCTGCTCCTGAGGATAG TCATATTCATGCTGCATATGCAAGTTTCCTTTGGGAGGCAGAGGACTGTGAAGAAGAAAACCAACAAAATAGCTTATCAAACAATCTAGCAGGGACGACAAATTTCCATGGAGGAG GCTCAATATCTTCTGCATATTTCAAGTTTCTATATCTATATAAGTAA
- the LOC113304360 gene encoding uncharacterized protein LOC113304360 isoform X3, with the protein MLQSIPSVSDFNSRRGSEEDDYVEDEIKNDGFLPRSVTIGENIMCIGSAEFTYGEKMGLIEEKEEDKFNEFQYLGQENHMNPSLFLAKGLGIDVNGGGGGGFDFAKFGEGGVQNEEEIGEYYMKMVEENPSSALFLRNYAQFLYKSKGDLRGADEYYSRAILADPRDGKILLQYARLVWELHHDYARACSYFERALQAAPEDSHVHAAYASFLWEFGDSDEEEERSSISHNPVGIANFQAGESGVEHEEEVGEYYQKMIGENPCNSLFLRNYAQFLYKSKGDLRQADGYYSRAILIDPRDGEILSQYARLVWELHHDYARACSYFERAVQAAPEDSHIHAAYASFLWEAEDCEEENQQNSLSNNLAGTTNFHGGGSISSAYFKFLYLYK; encoded by the exons ATGTTGCAGTCAATTCCTTCGGTCTCTGATTTTAATTCGAGAAGAGggtctgaagaagatgattatgTAGAAGATGAGATTAAAAATGATGGGTTTTTACCGAGGTCTGTAACAATTGGAGAAAATATTATGTGTATTGGAAGTGCTGAATTCACTTATGGTGAGAAAATGGGTCTcattgaagagaaagaagaagacaaGTTTAATGAATTTCAGTACTTGGGTCAAGAAAATCATATGAACCCATCATTGTTTCTTGCAAAAGGgcttggaattgatgttaatGGAGGCGGCGGTGGTGGTTTTGATTTTGCAAAGTTTGGAGAAGGTGGTGTTcagaatgaagaagaaattggagaGTATTATATGAAGATGGTGGAGGAGAATCCTTCTAGTGCATTGTTCCTAAGAAATTATGCTCAATTTCTTTATAAG tcCAAGGGAGATCTTAGGGGAGCTGATGAATACTATTCTCGAGCAATACTAGCAGATCCTCGAGATGGCAAAATCTTATTGCAATATGCTAGGTTGGTTTGGGAGCTTCATCATGATTATGCAAGAGCTTGTAGCTACTTTGAGCGTGCACTTCAAGCCGCTCCTGAGGATAG TCATGTTCATGCGGCATATGCAAGTTTCCTTTGGGAATTTGGAgacagtgatgaagaagaagaacgaagtAGCATTTCACACAATCCTGTTGGGATTGCAAATTTTCAGGCTGGAGAAAGTGGTGTTGAGCATGAAGAAGAAGTTGGAGAGTATTAtcagaagatgattggagaaaatCCTTGTAATTCATTGTTTCTAAGAAACTATGCTCAATTTCTTTATAAG TCCAAGGGAGATCTTAGGCAAGCTGACGGATATTACTCTCGAGCAATACTAATAGATCCTCGAGATGGTGAAATCTTATCGCAATATGCTAGATTGGTCTGGGAGCTCCATCATGATTATGCAAGAGCTTGCAGCTACTTTGAGCGTGCAGTTCAAGCTGCTCCTGAGGATAG TCATATTCATGCTGCATATGCAAGTTTCCTTTGGGAGGCAGAGGACTGTGAAGAAGAAAACCAACAAAATAGCTTATCAAACAATCTAGCAGGGACGACAAATTTCCATGGAGGAG GCTCAATATCTTCTGCATATTTCAAGTTTCTATATCTATATAAGTAA